tggttttttaatcttcttaaGTACTATTTTCAATggttatcatttttaataagatatacattattttatatatagtttgtttgATCCAAGATTATGACCAGACTAGATAACAATTCACATGAAGAGAATCAGCGAGATCAATATGGTAATGATGATTTTTGAGATACATTACTTCAGTTtcttaaattacaaaaagtttGGAGATTCAATTGCATACAATCTAACATCTAACAGTCAAACCATTTACTCCTAGGATCAACTAGTCATTCTGCATCATTTCAAAGTTAGAATTTAGCGTCTAAGCGAAAACTTTACATGGAAAAATTAGGTTGTGCACTTCATACAGAAGCTTTATCTGTTTTGCTCTTCTTTCCAATGAAAACAGCCATCAATTCAGCCACAAGCTCTTAGTCATTCTGCATCATCACATACCTTTTTACAAAATCATGATCGTTACATACCAAGCCAGACGCATTGAAGGGAGTTCTCTTCCAAGCAATCCTCTGGACGTGAGTGCTTTGATTACATTTACACTTTGGTACAATCCTCTTCTCCATGCTTAATCCAAGTACCTGAGGGAACAAAGTAATGTCCTTTAGTGAtcaattcatcttcttcaccacaaACTCAGTCTTCTTTTTCACTGTCTCTGCAGACAATCCAAAGCACATAGGAAAACACGTGACTATCATCACGCACTCATCTCTACTGAATCCTACACCTAAAAGTGTATCAATTAAGCTCAATATCCTCTGCTCTCAAGTACGTATGAATTGAGGATACTTCTTCAAAACTTGAAGGACCTCGTAGACCGCACATCTTCAAGGTTTCAATCGTCTGAGTAATCTTTTCCTCTGAGTATTTCAAAGAGTATGGCCACTTCTTGAAGATTACCCATACATCTTCCACAGCAAAGCCTAACATTTTGTAGACAttgactttttcttctattgttttgtCGTTCATTTCGTAAGATACGTGGAGAGCTTTGACAAACTTTGCGGTGGTCGGATCAAAACCCATCTCAACTACCTTCTTGAGAGACGTATTAAATCTATCTTTTCCACATACAGGTTGACCAACGGATATAAGCAAGGGGAATAACAACTTGTGAGGCATTCCCAATTCTCTTAAAACCGATacatttctcttcttgttctccaGATTACCCTGTGGAAAAGACTGACATAAAGTTTCATACTTAGAACTCTTATCTGCTTCTAAACTCTCTTTAACGAAATCATAGTATAAGCTGAGAGTTTTGTGCCCTCTTTTTCCCAAGAGTTTAGGAACTGTAGAAACAATCTTAGTGAGCTAAGAGCTTGAAGCTCCTCTGGACTGCAAAAAACGGAAACTTGGGACCAAGTGATTTCTCAACATCTACTATAAGCAATTATGGATAATCCGTAATGATACTTGAGATCTGAGAAACTGTGAACCCATGACTTCTCAAAAGACTCAGAACAGAATCAGGATTGGCCTTGTCCTCGAATCTAAATTTCTTTGAAATCGATTCAGCGAGCTTTTTAGGTAAACCCAATGAATCAACGAGGTAAGAGACTGTAAAGTTCTTACCTTTTTGACTATCTATAAGGCTCACATCAGCAGCAGCACTAGCAACAGTGGAGAAGGAATTGGAAAAAGCAGAGAATACATTTTGCAAAAGCTTCACTGAAACACTAAAGTTACGCCATTTATGTAACTCGATAGATCTTCTTCCATGGAGTATCAGAGAACACATCACATAACCAGTCAAATCTCTTCCGCTTCGAGGATCAATCTTAGAACCCAAAAAATCGCGAAGAACAAGATTTTGGagagggaaaacaaaattcgtCATCTGGGTTTTAGATTCCGACATGATCAGAGTATTGGGCCTTTTGGGCCTAATCGCTCAAAACAATGTTAAAGCCATAATGATCTAACTCCATTATTTACGACTGTGCCACTCTTTCCTTGTAGCTTTGCTTTTTTCTCTATTAAGAATGTACGGACAACGAAACCCTCTACGTTATTAAGAAGCGTTCACTGTTTGTTGTCAAGtcttttcaagtttcaacaaaaTGTCATTAGAAATAAAGTTAAATACATAAGAGAACAAACAATTTCACGGACTCTTTAGTTCGGAGACAGTGATCATAATCTGATATATACTTTGTAGTCACGGGCTTGACCTTGAAGTTTGCATCGGACCAACAACGATCCAAAAAACCTTTAGTTGTAACGCAATAAAATGCTCCAATATTTCTCGAAGTTTGgaacatcttcttttttcttcattttcttgcCTTACACATGTTCGTTTGTACGTACcataacaaataatcaaatctacTACACTTATAAACACTATACCTATTTATGTGCGTAGTGGTTAACACCCATACAAGAGTCACGGGTCACATTTAAGCTTCAACTATATATTTGCATGTTATTTGCCAAAAGGATTTGACAATAATGCAACAAGAGTTTCattgaaaatttcaagaaCCCTAGTTAATAACGATAATGGGTTCGAGAGTTTTGGcttccttctttgttttcttaatcttcACGGTCATCACATTGCCTCCCACGATCCAAGCTTGCACTCCTTGTACTCGTCCTCATCCTCCGGTTCCGAAACCTCCACAACACggcggtggtggaggtggtggtagCAAGCCGCCTCCACATCACGGTGGAAAAGGTGGTGGTAAACCCCCACCCCACGGTGGAAAAGGTGGAGGACCGCCGCATcatggtggaggaggaggaggaggagggaaATCACCGCCGGTTGTTAGACCTCCTCCCGTAGTGGTGAGGCCACCGCCAATCATAAGACCTCCTCCGGTCGTCTATCCACCACCAATTGTGAGGCCACCGCCAATCACAAGACCTCCCATCATAATCCCTCCAATTCAACCACCGCCGGTTACAACTCCTCCGGGACTCCTCCCTCCGATCACAACTCCTCCGGGACTCCTCCCTCCAGTCACAACTCCTCCGGGACTTCTCCCTCCAGTCACAACTCCTCCAGGACTTCTCCCTCCAATCATTAACCCACCTCCGGTCACAGTCCCACCACCATCGTCCGGCTATCCACCATATGGTCCACCTtccggtggaggaggaggaggcggcgGCAAACAACCAACGTGTCCGATCAATGCATTGAAGCTTGGAGCCTGTGTTGATGTTTTGGGAGGATTGATCCATATAGGACTTGGAAATCCGGTGGAGAATGTGTGTTGTCCAGTGTTACAAGGGTTACTTGAGCTAGAAGCAGCCGTTTGTCTTTGCACAACCATAAGACTTAAGCTTCTCAACTTAAACATCTTCATTCCTCTTGCACTTCAAGCTCTTATCACTTGTGGGATCAATCCTCCTTCTGGTTTTGTCTGCCCTCCTCTCACTTGATCTAAAAACATCCCCTTGATTTAACAAATGTACGTATGATCAAGGGTGGTTTTCGAGGCTTTTgtaataattcaaatatatatgtggtACTTTTGATTATCAGGTTTGTTGATTATCTAGGGTTTTAATTAACAAGTGTTGTTTTCTGTTATTGTCGTTGTTGTTATAATTAAGCTAGGGTTTTTGCATGGCCttctttaaatttcttttgcGTGTAATCTTTCGTACGTTTTGTATTGTTCCAGCTTCTCGCTGTCTATCAATTTGACTCTTTAGTCTCTCTATCTCCCTCTCTCTACGTATGTAGGAGTTTGTGTGTATTGTCATGCATTATGCATGCAGTCATGCAGATGCAGTGCAGATATGGGAACGTGTGTGGATCGTACGGAAATAAACTTTTATGAAGAGaactattatattatattcatACAAATCATTGTCTTTTGTCATAAAACGCAGCTAAACTCCAACATCAAGGACATTTGTCCTCATGGAGATCTTGCATTATTCTAAGGCAAAATCTATCATTACtttggtaacaaaaaaatatgtatcatTTTTCAATTACTTAGGTCTCTGTTGTGCTgtggattatatatatatattttttatttttgctgaTAATTAAAGGTTGATCCACATAAAACATGTTAAGATTTTTTAGTAAATATattcaaaccaaattaaagtgttaatatgtaagaaaaaaaatgttttgcaaatatatgaaaaatgattatatgttttttttgggtcaaagaATGATTATATGTTCGATAAAAGGAGCTTCAAGCTTTAGTcacatatatgaaaaataaaactgcaTGTAACTTCGGAAAGTATAAAAAGTTTAGTTCATTGTTACAAGTTGGTCCAATCCAGTTCACGATAAATTATTCGcaatgtgtttttattttattttattgtataaaGTATTATGTAAAATGTGTTTCactattcaaattcaaaaatgcACATAGATTCTACAGTTCCATAGTCTATGTACCTacacataataataataataataataataataataataataataataataagatataATTCCTTACACAAGttgagtaagaaaaaaacaattatagtTCACGGGCTCCATATAGATCCattga
This sequence is a window from Arabidopsis thaliana chromosome 1 sequence. Protein-coding genes within it:
- a CDS encoding Mitochondrial transcription termination factor family protein (Mitochondrial transcription termination factor family protein; CONTAINS InterPro DOMAIN/s: Mitochodrial transcription termination factor-related (InterPro:IPR003690); BEST Arabidopsis thaliana protein match is: Mitochondrial transcription termination factor family protein (TAIR:AT1G61960.1); Has 280 Blast hits to 258 proteins in 12 species: Archae - 0; Bacteria - 2; Metazoa - 0; Fungi - 0; Plants - 278; Viruses - 0; Other Eukaryotes - 0 (source: NCBI BLink).); this translates as MSESKTQMTNFVFPLQNLVLRDFLGSKIDPRSGRDLTGYVMCSLILHGRRSIELHKWRNFSVSVKLLQNVFSAFSNSFSTVASAAADVSLIDSQKGKNFTVSYLVDSLGLPKKLAESISKKFRFEDKANPDSVLSLLRSHGFTVSQISIPKLLGKRGHKTLSLYYDFVKESLEADKSSKYETLCQSFPQGNLENKKRNVSVLRELGMPHKLLFPLLISVGQPVCGKDRFNTSLKKVVEMGFDPTTAKFVKALHVSYEMNDKTIEEKVNVYKMLGFAVEDVWVIFKKWPYSLKYSEEKITQTIETLKMCGLRGPSSFEEVSSIHTYLRAEDIELN
- a CDS encoding Bifunctional inhibitor/lipid-transfer protein/seed storage 2S albumin superfamily protein (Bifunctional inhibitor/lipid-transfer protein/seed storage 2S albumin superfamily protein; FUNCTIONS IN: lipid binding; INVOLVED IN: lipid transport; LOCATED IN: endomembrane system; EXPRESSED IN: 17 plant structures; EXPRESSED DURING: 8 growth stages; CONTAINS InterPro DOMAIN/s: Bifunctional inhibitor/plant lipid transfer protein/seed storage (InterPro:IPR016140), Plant lipid transfer protein/seed storage/trypsin-alpha amylase inhibitor (InterPro:IPR003612), Plant lipid transfer protein/hydrophobic protein, helical domain (InterPro:IPR013770); BEST Arabidopsis thaliana protein match is: Bifunctional inhibitor/lipid-transfer protein/seed storage 2S albumin superfamily protein (TAIR:AT3G22142.1); Has 57491 Blast hits to 29077 proteins in 1537 species: Archae - 155; Bacteria - 10434; Metazoa - 25836; Fungi - 4596; Plants - 8968; Viruses - 1548; Other Eukaryotes - 5954 (source: NCBI BLink).), with product MGSRVLASFFVFLIFTVITLPPTIQACTPCTRPHPPVPKPPQHGGGGGGGSKPPPHHGGKGGGKPPPHGGKGGGPPHHGGGGGGGGKSPPVVRPPPVVVRPPPIIRPPPVVYPPPIVRPPPITRPPIIIPPIQPPPVTTPPGLLPPITTPPGLLPPVTTPPGLLPPVTTPPGLLPPIINPPPVTVPPPSSGYPPYGPPSGGGGGGGGKQPTCPINALKLGACVDVLGGLIHIGLGNPVENVCCPVLQGLLELEAAVCLCTTIRLKLLNLNIFIPLALQALITCGINPPSGFVCPPLT